From a single Sorghum bicolor cultivar BTx623 chromosome 5, Sorghum_bicolor_NCBIv3, whole genome shotgun sequence genomic region:
- the LOC8079738 gene encoding ankyrin repeat-containing protein At5g02620, with protein MMRHPKDDAAHLFISMCPSLYRAVYRGRTEEVMELLLRQKGAARDGKAAAGIRHGQCDILEVSAESNTVLHVAAEQGHDKLIQELYHRFTEHGLLLSHRNSALDTPLHCAARAGHVMAVAVLVKLSRGSGESILGCRNQAGDTALHLAARHGHHVVVAALVSAAAGPAADLNNAGVSPLYLAVMSGSVQAVKAITKCKDASSAGPSSQNALHAAVFQSSEMVDVLLGWRPALADQVDSSGSSPLHFASSAGDRSVVHAILRAAPPSTVYKKDSSGLSALHVAARMGHHRVAKEMLRMYPDAGELRDGDGGTFLHTACREKQASVVSSVAIKSRRLRGLLLDARDGGGNTALHLAVAAGAPGVVEDLLRKGGARADVVNDDGDTPFDLLAAASTTSSFTMVRLVVTLVAYGAQLGSTRRQDQLAPWSGRDVVQGVERTSDSLAVVAVLIAASAFAAGFNVPGGYDSGGTGRALLEGKSPAFGTFLFLDMFAVATSVVAVILLVYGKTSRSAVASFTSFAWALQCMWVSLMTLMLAFYVALAITSAVSRYGLMAIETCIFALQMCVTTWIMPAKSWSTIWRFIVRQRISHDKGKNVIIKRQYPLAGAFVLHFCLFTVITNIAGLIFWVTTDGRQGTGTPVVLSPTPSPVV; from the exons ATGATGAGGCATCCCAAAGACGATGCTGCACACTTGTTCATCAGCATGTGCCCTTCCCTCTATCGCGCAGTCTACCGTGGGAGGACGGAGGAGGTCATGGAGCTGCTTCTCCGTCAAAAGGGCGCCGCGAGAGATGGCAAAGCTGCTGCTG GCATTCGTCACGGACAGTGCGACATACTCGAAGTGAGTGCGGAAAGCAACACCGTTCTCCACGTGGCTGCGGAGCAAGGCCATGACAAGCTCATCCAGGAGCTCTACCACAGGTTCACGGAGCATGGCCTCCTCCTATCTCACCGCAACTCGGCGCTGGACACGCCGCTGCACTGCGCGGCGAGGGCGGGGCACGTCATGGCCGTCGCCGTCCTCGTCAAGCTCTCCCGGGGCTCCGGCGAGAGCATCCTGGGATGCAGAAACCAGGCCGGCGACACGGCCCTGCACCTGGCCGCAAGGCACGGGCACCACGTCGTGGTGGCGGCCCTGGTGTCGGCGGCGGCAGGCCCGGCGGCCGATCTGAACAACGCCGGCGTGTCGCCGCTTTATCTGGCGGTCATGAGCGGATCGGTGCAAGCAGTCAAGGCGATCACCAAGTGCAAGGACGCGTCGTCGGCTGGGCCGAGCTCGCAGAATGCTCTACACGCTGCTGTCTTCCAGAGCTCCG AAATGGTTGACGTGCTACTCGGCTGGAGGCCAGCTCTCGCAGACCAAGTCGacagcagcggcagcagccCGCTCCATTTCGCGTCGTCGGCCGGCGACCGCAGCGTCGTGCACGCGATCCTacgcgccgcgccgccgtcaACGGTGTACAAGAAGGACTCGTCCGGTCTGTCGGCTCTCCACGTCGCGGCGCGAATGGGGCACCACCGCGTGGCCAAGGAGATGCTGAGGATGTACCCGGACGCCGGCGAGCTCCGCGACGGTGACGGCGGGACCTTCCTGCACACCGCGTGCAGGGAGAAGCAGGCGTCCGTGGTGTCGTCTGTTGCCATCAAGAGCCGCAGGCTGCGCGGTCTGCTGCTGGACGCGCGGGACGGGGGCGGGAACACGGCGCTCCACCTCGCGGTGGCGGCGGGCGCGCCGGGCGTCGTGGAGGACCTGCTGCGGAAGGGCGGGGCGCGCGCCGACGTCGTGAACGACGACGGCGACACGCCGTTCGACCTCCTCGCCGCGGCGTCGACCACCAGCTCGTTCACGATGGTGAGGCTGGTGGTGACGCTGGTGGCGTACGGGGCGCAGCTCGGGTCGACGCGGAGGCAGGACCAGCTGGCGCCATGGAGCGGCCGCGACGTCGTGCAGGGGGTGGAGAGGACGTCGGACAGCCTGGCGGTGGTGGCGGTGCTCATCGCGGCCTCGGCGTTCGCGGCCGGGTTCAACGTGCCCGGCGGGTACGACAGCGGCGGCACGGGCAGGGCTCTCCTGGAGGGCAAGTCGCCGGCCTTCGGCACCTTCCTGTTCCTGGACATGTTCGCCGTGGCGACGTCGGTGGTCGCCGTGATCCTGCTCGTCTACGGCAAGACGTCgcgctccgccgtcgcctcgtTCACGAGCTTCGCGTGGGCGCTGCAGTGCATGTGGGTGTCGCTCATGACACTGATGCTGGCCTTCTACGTGGCCCTGGCGATCACGAGTGCTGTCAGTCGGTACGGGTTGATGGCGATCGAGACGTGCATCTTCGCGCTGCAAATGTGCGTGACGACGTGGATTATGCCTGCAAAGAGCTGGAGCACGATCTGGAGGTTTATAGTAAGACAGCGCATCAGCCACGACAAAGGAAAGAATGTGATCATCAAGCGGCAGTATCCTCTCGCTGGCGCTTTCGTACTGCACTTCTGTCTGTTTACAGTTATAACTAATATAGCGGGTCTCATTTTTTGGGTCACAACGGATGGGAGACAGGGCACGGGCACCCCAGTTGTCTTGAGCCCCACCCCATCTCCTGTTGTTTAG